TCAGCAGCGGCCCCATGAAGGTGAACACCACGAACTGCCCGGACATTTGCAGCATGGTGATCGCAAGCAGAAGCAGGATCGCCTTGCTGCGGCCGACCGCAACCCAGGTCTTCAGGTCGACGGGCACGCCCTTCAAGCCGCCCGGCAGGCGCATCAGCAACAGCACGAAGCTGACGCAGCCGAGCACGCCGATCTCGCCATAGGCCGCACGCCAGCCATAGCGGCTCGCGATGAAGGTGATCAGCGGCAGGCCGACGGCGGCCGCGAGCGACCAGCCGAGAAAGATATAGGCGATGGTGCTGCCACGCCGCTTCACCGGCACGATCATCGCCGCGGTGCCGGCTGCCTGCGGCGTGTAGAGCGCGCCGATCGCGAGCATGACGAGACGGATCACCAGAAGGCTGGTGTAGTCCGGCGCAAAGGCCGAGGCGAGATTGCCAAAGGCGAGCACGGCGAGCGTCGTGGTGAGCAGCGTCCGCCGCTCGATCCGGCTGGTCAGCCACGCCGTCAGCGGCGAGCCGATGCACAGCGTGATCGCGCCGAATGTGATCAGTAGCCCGGCCGCATGGATGGTGACGTCGAGCCCGCTCGCCAATTCCGGCAGCATGCCCGCAGGCGCCAGCACCGAGCAGCCGGTGACGAGATTGCCGAGCATCAGGGCGGTCGGCGCAAAGCGCCGGGCGGCGGGGGCATTTTCCATGCAAACGCATGTAGCGGCGGCTTGTGACGAGTTAAAGGGCGCTGAGCCAAATAGTTGGTGCAAGGCCCCGCTTTTGCGCGCCACTTTCTTGGAATTGCCGGATTGCGCAGGCCGAATCGCCTGATATATCGCTCGTTCCCGCTTACCTGCGCTCGTTCGCAGGAGTGAGCCTCAGGAGAAAAGCAATGTCCGACCAGCCCAAATCCGAGTCTGGCTTCCAGTACAGCCTCTCCAATCTGAAGCCCGTGACCCCCGCCGCCAAAGTCACCCTCACCTTCCCCGACGGCGCCCAGCGCCAATATGACAAGAGCATCACCGGGCTCGAGATCGCCAAGGGCATCTCGCCGTCGCTGGCCAAGCGCACGGTGGCGATGGCGCTCGACGGCGTCGTCGCCGACCTCGACGATCCCATCGAGGCCGACGCCAAGATCGAGCTGATCAACCGCGACGATCCGCGTGCGCTCGAATTGATCCGCCACGACTGCGCCCACGTGCTGGCAGAGGCCGTGCAGACGCTGTGGCCCGGCACCCAGGTCACCATCGGCCCCGTGATCGAGAACGGCTTCTATTACGACTTCTTCCGCAACGAGCCGTTCACGCCGGAAGACTTCGCCGCGATCGAGAAGAAGATGCGCGAGATCATCGCGCGCGACAAACCCTTCACCAAGGAGGTCTGGGACCGCGAGAAGACCAAGCAGGTGTTCCGCGACAAGGGCGAGGCCTTCAAGGTCGAACTGGTCGACGCCATTCCCGGCAACGAGCCGATCAAGATCTACTACCAGGGCGACTGGTTCGATCTGTGCCGCGGCCCGCATATGACCTCGACCGGCAAGGTCGGCAACGCCTTCAAGCTGATGAAGGTGGCCGGCGCCTATTGGCGCGGCGACAGCAACAATCCGATGCTGACCCGCATCTACGGCACGGCC
The genomic region above belongs to Bradyrhizobium arachidis and contains:
- a CDS encoding MFS transporter: MENAPAARRFAPTALMLGNLVTGCSVLAPAGMLPELASGLDVTIHAAGLLITFGAITLCIGSPLTAWLTSRIERRTLLTTTLAVLAFGNLASAFAPDYTSLLVIRLVMLAIGALYTPQAAGTAAMIVPVKRRGSTIAYIFLGWSLAAAVGLPLITFIASRYGWRAAYGEIGVLGCVSFVLLLMRLPGGLKGVPVDLKTWVAVGRSKAILLLLAITMLQMSGQFVVFTFMGPLLKKLTGASPDAIGMVFAVYGVCGFLGVVIATRIVDTWGPFRTSLLFTCLLLAGITGWALGAGSLVLMAVAVAVWGLGFASTNSMQQVRLVAAAPPLASATVALNTSVLYIGQAVGSATGGLLFARELLHTLGFVAVGFVVLALILVVLTRPAAAATA